GAAGGAATCCACGACCTTGAGGCGCTTGAGAGCATCTTCCTGCTTGGTCTTGGACTTGGACATAGCCTGAGTGCGGAGTTCTGCAGAAAGGGCGGTGAGGTCAACGCGGTCAAGCAGCTGCTTGATGGCGGAAGCACCCATCTTGGCGTCGAAAGTACGGCCTTCGTTGGTGAGGTCCTGATACTGGGCTTCATCGATCAAGGCATTCGGTTCGAGGTCGGCGTCACCCGGATCAATCACAACATACTTTTCGTAGTAGATGATGTTGTCGAGATCCTTGGTGGAAAGGTTCAACAGAGCGCCAATGACGCACGGCTGGTTACGGACGAACCAAGTGTGAGTCAGAGGAATAGCAAGTTCAATGTGGCCCATGTACTTACGGCGCACGTTGGAGTGAGTCACTTCCACGCCGCAACGGTCGCAAACGACACCCTTGTAACGGATACGCTTGAACTTACCGCAGTTACATTCCCAGTTCTTCACCGGTCCAAAAATCTTTTCACAGAAAAGACCATCCTTTTCAGGCTTGAAGGAACGGTAGTTGATGGTTTCGGGCTTGGTCACTTCACCATGGGACCAGCTACGGATCATTTCCGGAGCGGCGAGGTGAATCGAAATATCGCCAGAATTGTCGCGTTCAATTTCTTCGACCATATTACTTATCTCCATTGGTCTGAATATTGAGACCCAAAGAACGAACTTCGCGGATCATAACGTTGAAGGATTCAGGAACACCCGGCTTCGGAGTGTTCTGACCGTGCACGATAGCGTCGTACACCTTAGAACGGCCCTGCACGTCGTCAGACTTGACGGTGAGGAGTTCCTGCAGCGTGTAAGCGGCACCGTAAGCTTCCATAGCCCACACTTCCATTTCACCGAAGCGCTGGCCACCGAACTGGCTCTTACCGCCAAGAGGCTGCTGCGTCACGAGCGCGTAGCTACCGATAGAACGGGCGTGGATCTTGTCGTCCACCAAGTGACCGAGCTTCAGGTAGTACATGTAACCGATAGTAACCGGGTTCAAGAATGCTTCACCGGTACGGCCATCATAGAGCTTTGCCTTACCGATAATCTTGTTATTGTCCGGATCCATTTCGTAGTTCACGATCGGGTTCTTCTGGTAAGCCTTTTCGAGTTCCTTGCAGATGTCTTCGAACTTGGCACCGTCGAACACCGGAGTGGAAACCTTGAAACCGAGGGTCTTGGCAGCCCAGCCCAAGTGGACTTCGAGCACCTGACCGATGTTCATACGAGAAGGCACGCCCAGCGGGTTCAGAAGAATCTGGAGCGGACGACCGTCTTCGGTGAACGGCATGTCTTCAACAGGCACGATCTTGGAGACCACACCCTTGTTACCGTGACGACCTGCCATCTTGTCACCGATAGAGAGGCAACGCTTCTTGGCGATGTAGACCTTCACGCTCTTGAGGACACCCGGCTTGAGTTCGTCACCCTTAGTGACCTTGTCGATTTCCTTTTCCATGGTACGGGTAAGCGTATCCAGGTTGTCGCGTGCAACGAGCACGAGCGAAAGAACCTTTTCCTGGAGTTCGTCGTCGCCCACCACGAAAGTGGAAGCCGGAGAAACCTTCGTCACGTCGATGACGGAGAGGTTCTGTTCAGTATAAGTCTGGCCTTCGCGGATAAGGAGTTCATGGGTTTCGTTGTCCATGACCTTACCGGCAGCCTTGCCGCCCAAGAGTTCGAACAAGTGTTCGGAGCAAGAAGCCTTGATCTTGTCGATCTGAGCCTGGAAGTTGGAACGGATTTCGTTGATCGTTTCCTGATCCTTTTCCTTGCTGTTCTTGTCGGCCTTGTCCTTCTTGCTGAAGATACGGGTTTCGAGCACGACACCCTTCATTCCCGGAGGAGCCTTCAGAGAAGAATCGCGCACGTCGCCGGCCTTTTCGCCGAAGATAGCGCGGAGCAAACGTTCTTCCGGAGAGAGTTCGGTTTCGCCCTTCGGCGTCACCTTACCGACGAGGATATCGTCAGCAGAAACTTCGGCACCCACGCGGATCACGCCGTTTTCGTCGAGGTTGCGGAGAGCATCTTCGCCGACGTTCGGAATTTCACGAGTGAGTTCTTCCGGACCGCGCTTGGTGTCGCGGACTTCCAATTCGTATTCTTCGATATGGATAGAAGTAAAGGTATCCTTGATGGCGAGTTCTTCCGAAATGATAACGGCGTCTTCGTAGTTGTAACCGTTCCAGGGGAGGAAGCCGATCAAGATGTTCTTACCGAGAGCCAGTTCGCCGTGGTCGGTAGACACACCGTCAGCGAGCACATCGCCAGCCTTGACGAAGTCGCCCACATCCACGATAGGCTTCTGGTTGATGCAGGAATCCTGGTTGGAACGTTCGAACTTGCGGAGAACGTAGTTGTCAATCGGATCCTTGCCGAGGAATTCGTAGTCTTCGCCGAGACCGGTGAGCGGCACGAAGTTGCCGTCGACCATGTTGCCACGCTGCACGGTGATGTTGCGAGCGTCAACGAAGGTCACCTTACCGTCGTGCTTGGCGCGGACGACCGTACCCGAATCGAGAGCGGCGCGGCGTTCGAGACCCGTACCCACAACCGGAGCTTCGGCGCGGAGCAGAGGTACCGCCTGGCGCTGCATGTTAGAACCCATCAATGCACGGTTAGCGTCATCGTGTTCAAGGAACGGGATAAGACCAGCAGCCACAGACACGATCTGCATCGGGGCCACGTCCATGAGGTCAATGCGTTCGGTTTCGGTGTCGTCGAGGGCGAAGCTGTCCTGGCGCATGAGGTGCGGATATTCGCTCTTGTCGCGAACGATCACGTAGCCGTCCATGTCACCCTTGAAGCGGTTGTCTTCGGTGAGTTCGGTAGAAGCCGGAGCCACCTTGAATGCATCTTCTTCGTCGGCGGTGAGGAAGGTGATGTAGTCGGAAACGATCTGTTCAACCACAGTGCCCACCTGTTCGTAGTCGGCCTTGCCGTTGAAGTCATCAACGGTGAAACCGTTACGGTAGTAAGTCACGTTGCCTTCGGCATCCTTGAACGCAAACACCTTGTTCACGAAACCTTCGAAGAGGTCGCGCTGCTTGATGTCGAGGTTCATGCGCACGGAATCGATCTGCTTCTTGGAAAGTTCGAGTTCCAGGAAGAGGTGCGGGTCATGCACGAAAGCCTTGAAGATACCGAAGTGCCACTTGGCTTCCGGAATCTTCACAATGTTGCCCTTGGCATCCTTGAAGTCAATGAGACCCACGATACGGTACGGGGTTTCAATGAAGCCGAAGTGGTTCACCACGGCGAAAGATGCGAGGGAGTTGATAAGACCGATGTTCGGGCCTTCCGGAGTTTCGATCGGGCAGAGACGGCCGTAGTGCGTGTAGTGCACGTCACGGACTTCGAAGCCTGCGCGTTCGCGGGAAAGACCACCAGGACCAAGAGCAGAGAGACGACGCTTGTGAGTCAATTCAGAAAGCGGGTTCATCTGGTCCATGAACTGGGAAAGCTGAGAAGAACCGAAGAAGGACTGCACCGTGGAGCTGACCATACGAGTATTCACGAGGTCGCGCGGAGTGGTCTGTTCGTCTTCGCCGTGGAGGTTCAGGTTCTCGCGGATGACGCGAGACATACGAGAGAGACCCACGGAAATCTGGTTAGCAAGGAGTTCGCCCACGGAACGGGTACGACGGTTGCCCAAGTGGTCGATATCGTCGAGGGTGTAACCTTCGGTATCGCTGTAGAGGCCAACCATGTATTCGATGATAGCAAGGAAGTCGGCCTTGCTCATGGTCATCGTGGTGAGAGACGGAATCTTGAATTCGTCGCCCTGTTCTTCGAGGACCTTCAAGATTTCGGGCTTGCTGTAAATCTTAGCGTTCAAGCGATAACGGCCAACTTCGCCGAGATCGTACTTGTGCGGATCGGAAATGAACTGGCTGTCGAAGTAAAGTTCGGCAGTGCGCATATCCGGAGCTTCGTCCTGCTGCTGGTGAGTCACGGAGTAGATAGCCTTAAGGGCGTCTTCGCGAGACTTGGACTTGTCGGCAGCGAGGGTGTAGTGGATGAGGAGGTTGTCTTCGTCCTTGGAGAGGAGCACAACCGTTTCCACCTTATTTTCGATGAGGCACTCGAGCTTCTTTTCGTCGATCACGTCGTTAGCGTGGACGATCACTTCGCCGGAATCCTTGTCGATCACGTCTTCGAAAATGATGCGGTCGATGAGAACGCAAACGCCATTTTCGTCAAATTCCTTGGAGAGGTCGCTAACAGAAACTTCTTCGGTCTTCTTGTAGAAGAGCTTCAAGATTTCCTGAGTCGTTTCGAAACCGATGCAGCGGAGCATGGTCGTAGCGGCGAGCTTCTTCTTACGGTCGATGATGAGGTAAAGGGTGTCGCCTTCGGTATTGAATTCAACCCAAGCGCCGCGGTGCGGAATAATACGGCTCTTATAGTCGGAACGGCCGCTCGGCTGGAGTTCTTCGTCAAAGCTAATACCGTAGGAACGGTGCAACTGGGAAACGACAACACGTTCAGCGCCATTGACGATGAACGTACCGTTTTCAGTCATGATCGGGAGTTCGCAAATAAGGACGTCGTTCTTGACTTCTTCCTTGAGCTTGCGGTCTTCGCCATCTTCTTCAAAAATCTGGAGAGAAAGAGTGGCGTAAAGCTCCATGGAATACGTGAGACCACGCTCACGGCATTCGGGGATGCTGTACTTCGGGATACCGAAATAATAACCTTCATAATTAAGGGAATAAAGACCCTTGACGTCAGTGATCGGGAAAATATCCTGGAACACGCGTTCCAGCCCTACCTTGAGACGTTTTTCTGGCGAGATTTCCTTCTGGAGGAATTGCTCGTACGAAGCCTTCTGGACTTCGATCAGGTACGGGAGTTCCAGCTGGAACTTATTGGAGGAATAGCTTTTTCGCTCCGTGGTCATTTGAAATACCTCATCCGGTGAAGAGCTTTTTTATCTAAAAATAGCAAAAAATAGTGACAAACATTATACACCAAAAGCCCGCACATATAGTGCAGGCAGTTGGCATATAATAAGTCAATGAAGTGAAAGCATTACTTCAGAGCGACCTTTGCTCCGAGATCTTCCAAGTCCTTCTTGAGCTTTTCAGCGTCGGCCTTCGGCATTGCTTCCTTGACCACGCTGTTGGCCTTTTCGACCAGGTCCTTAGCTTCCTTGAGGCCCAGACCGGTGATAGCGCGAACGGCCTTGAGGACGTCCATCTTCTTAGCGCCGCATTCGACGAGGATCACGTCGAATTCAGTCTTTTCTTCAGCAGGAGCGGCAGCAGCGGCGGCCATTACGACGGCGCCACCGGCAGCAGCTTCGATGCCGTGGGTTTCTTTAAGGTAGTCAGCCAAAGCCTTGGCTTCGAGAAGGGTAAGACCAACGATTTGATCGCCCAGTGCCTTGATATCAGTTGCCATGATGTGTTTCTCCGATTATTCCGTTTAAATTTTTTGGTTTGTGGTTTGTTGTTAAGCTTCCGCAGCGGCTTCAGGAGCAGCTTCGGAGCCCGATTCTTTTTCCAGCTTTTCCTGGAGCGTCTTGATTTGACCGGCGATCGTGGAGCCAGGTCCGAGAGCGATGGAGACGATCTGAGCGATCATACCCTTACGATCCGGGATCTTGGAGAGGTTCACGACTTCGGAGCCAGGCATCGCCTTGCCATCAAGGTACACGCTCTTGGCAACCAAGAAATCGGGGTTTGCTTTGTGGAATGCTTCAATTTCGCGAGCAGGCAGAAGCGGATCTTCTTCGAAGCCGACCATCACAGAAGTTGCGCCGGTCAGCAAATCGTCGAGACCTTCGACCTTAAGAGCAGCGAGCACGCGCTTGAGAAGAGTGTTCTTCACAGCGTGGTACTTCACACCCTTAGATGCGAGTGCCTTGCGAAGGGCATTGTCCTTTTCTACGGTCATGCCTTGATAATTGAGCAGATAGACGGCGGTAGCGCCATTGAAGGACTCGACGAGCGAATCCACGGTCTGTTGTTTTTTAACTACAGCTTTCATGGTATCTCCTATCGCGTCAGTGCCATATCAAGTTTGATGCCCGGAGCCATCGTTGCAGACAACGTAAGGCTCTTAATGTAGGTGCCCTTAGAAGATTGAGGCTTGTTCTTGACGACGGAATCGATCACAGCCTTGGTGTTTTCAACCAGCTGTTCGACGCCGAAGGAGAGCTTGCCTACGGGGGCATGGACGTTGGCGCCCTTGTCAACGCGGTACTGAATCTTACCAGCCTTGAGTTCCTTAACCGTCTGGGCCACGTTAACCGTAACCGTGCCGGCCTTCGGAGAAGGCATCAAACCGCGAGGACCGAGGACCTTAGCGACCTTACTAATCACCGGCATCATGTCGGGAGTAGCAACGACGGAATCAAAGTCCAGCCAGCCTTCCTGAATCTTCTGAACCAAGTCAGCACCACCAGCGTAGTCTGCGCCTGCGTTCTTTGCAACTTCAAGATTATTGTCCTTGCAGAAAACCAAGACGCGGACCTGACGACCGGTACCATGCGGCAGCACAACAGTGCCACGAACCACTTGGTCGGAATGTTTTGGGTCCACACCGAGATTGAAGTGGATTTCGACCGTCTGGTCGAACTTCAATTCGGACTTTTTAAGGATTTGGACTGCTTCAGCAAGATCATAAGCCTTGTTACGATCGATGCTTTCAGCAATCTTCTTGTATTTTTTTCCTCTGAACATGGTGTTTCCTGTCAGATACGTAACGGTGAATTACCTGCCTCAGTCAACCACTTCAACGCCCATGGAGCGAGCAGTACCCGCGACCATGCGCATAGCGGCTTCGAGGTCGATTGTGTTTAGATCCGGCATCTTCTTTTGGGCGATATCCTGGACCTGGGCCTTGGTGAGCTTACCAACTTTCTTACGGTTGGGTTCGCCAGAGCCGCTTTCAATGCCGGCAGCCTTCTTGATGAGGGCCGGAACCGGCGATACCTTCGTGATGAAGGTAAAGCTCTTATCGGCATAGACCGTGATAACGACCGGGATAATCATGCCCTTGTCGTTCTGGGTCTTAGCGTTGAACTGCTTGCAGAATTCCATGATGTTCACACCCTTCTGACCAAGGGCGGGACCCACCGGAGGAGCCGGGTTTGCGGCGCCTGCAGGAATCTGGAGCTTAATATAACCTGTGATTTTCTTTGCCACTGTGTTATCTCCGTTTCAAAACCGTAGTCTTAAGCGATGTCGGACTCAACCTGGTTGTAGGAAAGTTCGACAGGCGTAGAACGACCGAAGACGGTGACCATGACCTTGATCTTGGTCTTGTCTTCCATGATTTCGTCTACGACGCCCACAAAGTCCTTGAAAGGACCTTCCTTGATGCGGACATTTTCGCCAATTGTGTACGGATTTTGGATCTCGCCTTCCGCGGAGCCACTAGGATCAACTCCAAGAAGACGATCGACCTCGCTCTGTTGTAAAGGAATAGCCACCCTCTTGGTGGGTGTCATTCCTAAGAAATGGGTGACGCCATTAATGTTCATCACCAAATGCTGGGTGAGCTCGTCCAGCACCATTTCGATGAAAACGTAAGTGGGCATTGCGTTCTGCACCGATACATGACGACGACCGCGAACGGTGGAAACCACTTCGCGGGTCGGAACAATGATACGGCCGAACTTTTCCTGAACGCCTTCGCGTTCAATCATCTGCTCGATACGTTTCTTAATGTTATTTTCTTGACCGGAAAAGGTGTGAATGGCATACCAAAGCATACATTAACCTCTTCCCATAATCTTGTCAATGATCCAAGAGAAACCAACGTCGAGTCCGGCAATGTACAGACCCATAATGACGCTGAA
This genomic interval from uncultured Fibrobacter sp. contains the following:
- the rpoB gene encoding DNA-directed RNA polymerase subunit beta produces the protein MTTERKSYSSNKFQLELPYLIEVQKASYEQFLQKEISPEKRLKVGLERVFQDIFPITDVKGLYSLNYEGYYFGIPKYSIPECRERGLTYSMELYATLSLQIFEEDGEDRKLKEEVKNDVLICELPIMTENGTFIVNGAERVVVSQLHRSYGISFDEELQPSGRSDYKSRIIPHRGAWVEFNTEGDTLYLIIDRKKKLAATTMLRCIGFETTQEILKLFYKKTEEVSVSDLSKEFDENGVCVLIDRIIFEDVIDKDSGEVIVHANDVIDEKKLECLIENKVETVVLLSKDEDNLLIHYTLAADKSKSREDALKAIYSVTHQQQDEAPDMRTAELYFDSQFISDPHKYDLGEVGRYRLNAKIYSKPEILKVLEEQGDEFKIPSLTTMTMSKADFLAIIEYMVGLYSDTEGYTLDDIDHLGNRRTRSVGELLANQISVGLSRMSRVIRENLNLHGEDEQTTPRDLVNTRMVSSTVQSFFGSSQLSQFMDQMNPLSELTHKRRLSALGPGGLSRERAGFEVRDVHYTHYGRLCPIETPEGPNIGLINSLASFAVVNHFGFIETPYRIVGLIDFKDAKGNIVKIPEAKWHFGIFKAFVHDPHLFLELELSKKQIDSVRMNLDIKQRDLFEGFVNKVFAFKDAEGNVTYYRNGFTVDDFNGKADYEQVGTVVEQIVSDYITFLTADEEDAFKVAPASTELTEDNRFKGDMDGYVIVRDKSEYPHLMRQDSFALDDTETERIDLMDVAPMQIVSVAAGLIPFLEHDDANRALMGSNMQRQAVPLLRAEAPVVGTGLERRAALDSGTVVRAKHDGKVTFVDARNITVQRGNMVDGNFVPLTGLGEDYEFLGKDPIDNYVLRKFERSNQDSCINQKPIVDVGDFVKAGDVLADGVSTDHGELALGKNILIGFLPWNGYNYEDAVIISEELAIKDTFTSIHIEEYELEVRDTKRGPEELTREIPNVGEDALRNLDENGVIRVGAEVSADDILVGKVTPKGETELSPEERLLRAIFGEKAGDVRDSSLKAPPGMKGVVLETRIFSKKDKADKNSKEKDQETINEIRSNFQAQIDKIKASCSEHLFELLGGKAAGKVMDNETHELLIREGQTYTEQNLSVIDVTKVSPASTFVVGDDELQEKVLSLVLVARDNLDTLTRTMEKEIDKVTKGDELKPGVLKSVKVYIAKKRCLSIGDKMAGRHGNKGVVSKIVPVEDMPFTEDGRPLQILLNPLGVPSRMNIGQVLEVHLGWAAKTLGFKVSTPVFDGAKFEDICKELEKAYQKNPIVNYEMDPDNNKIIGKAKLYDGRTGEAFLNPVTIGYMYYLKLGHLVDDKIHARSIGSYALVTQQPLGGKSQFGGQRFGEMEVWAMEAYGAAYTLQELLTVKSDDVQGRSKVYDAIVHGQNTPKPGVPESFNVMIREVRSLGLNIQTNGDK
- the rplL gene encoding 50S ribosomal protein L7/L12; translated protein: MATDIKALGDQIVGLTLLEAKALADYLKETHGIEAAAGGAVVMAAAAAAPAEEKTEFDVILVECGAKKMDVLKAVRAITGLGLKEAKDLVEKANSVVKEAMPKADAEKLKKDLEDLGAKVALK
- the rplJ gene encoding 50S ribosomal protein L10, with the protein product MKAVVKKQQTVDSLVESFNGATAVYLLNYQGMTVEKDNALRKALASKGVKYHAVKNTLLKRVLAALKVEGLDDLLTGATSVMVGFEEDPLLPAREIEAFHKANPDFLVAKSVYLDGKAMPGSEVVNLSKIPDRKGMIAQIVSIALGPGSTIAGQIKTLQEKLEKESGSEAAPEAAAEA
- the rplA gene encoding 50S ribosomal protein L1 — protein: MFRGKKYKKIAESIDRNKAYDLAEAVQILKKSELKFDQTVEIHFNLGVDPKHSDQVVRGTVVLPHGTGRQVRVLVFCKDNNLEVAKNAGADYAGGADLVQKIQEGWLDFDSVVATPDMMPVISKVAKVLGPRGLMPSPKAGTVTVNVAQTVKELKAGKIQYRVDKGANVHAPVGKLSFGVEQLVENTKAVIDSVVKNKPQSSKGTYIKSLTLSATMAPGIKLDMALTR
- the rplK gene encoding 50S ribosomal protein L11; protein product: MAKKITGYIKLQIPAGAANPAPPVGPALGQKGVNIMEFCKQFNAKTQNDKGMIIPVVITVYADKSFTFITKVSPVPALIKKAAGIESGSGEPNRKKVGKLTKAQVQDIAQKKMPDLNTIDLEAAMRMVAGTARSMGVEVVD
- the nusG gene encoding transcription termination/antitermination protein NusG, which codes for MLWYAIHTFSGQENNIKKRIEQMIEREGVQEKFGRIIVPTREVVSTVRGRRHVSVQNAMPTYVFIEMVLDELTQHLVMNINGVTHFLGMTPTKRVAIPLQQSEVDRLLGVDPSGSAEGEIQNPYTIGENVRIKEGPFKDFVGVVDEIMEDKTKIKVMVTVFGRSTPVELSYNQVESDIA